Proteins encoded by one window of Pempheris klunzingeri isolate RE-2024b chromosome 14, fPemKlu1.hap1, whole genome shotgun sequence:
- the pigs gene encoding GPI transamidase component PIG-S, with protein MATTEVERRRGQLAALSIAVVVILVGVPLWWRTTETYRAWLPVNQIKELANLQLQLSADVEVVFARGTVTPEQQKKVPLMQTQEEEHTVDEDTALRYKYETKYRTATIMEEDALNQLTAAEADLSLHTLSESPCGSLVVYVIPESSSLLPQDVDVYIGQRRTALLRIGAQMRVGRTLEQLLSHLEPRIKQVLQVMSFSHTDITAALSDRVRLSPGNKESIADSMRAFKSSPGYEITFSLLNPDPKSHRLHWDIEGAVQTYIQPLLTKLAPLANFSIDSQTLYYAMLGVNPRFDSSRSAYTLNSDSLAHVINPVEARLGSNAASSNPVLNFLLYVPDAHHSPLYIHDRKKREVPSNAFHSPRWGGIMVYNVNDFYGPEAVFPVDININMAKVMGVFLAQLRLLLGVQSSAPPPGFLVAPCGSTGLADWELDRLMWSRTVENVATATTTITSLAQLLDQIGNIVINDNIAQQVSSAVTSLQLAVAELEAGNLGFALQYSKEAILASERAFFDPSLLHLLYFPDDQKFAIYIPLFLPMCVPILLSLLKMVSEARQKRRDKQAKKD; from the exons ATGGCTACTACGGAAGTGG AGCGTCGACGTGGCCAGCTCGCTGCTCTGTCCATAGCAGTGGTGGTCATCCTCGTGGGAGTCCCTCTGTGGTGGCGAACAACAGAAACGTATCGTGCCTGGTTACCTGTCAATCAGATAAAAGAGTTGGCCAACctgcag CTGCAGTTGAGTGCTGATGTGGAGGTTGTGTTTGCACGTGGAACCGTGACACCAGAACAGCAGAAGAAGGTCCCCCTGATGCAGACGCAGGAGGAAGAACACACAGTAGATG AGGACACAGCTTTGAGGTACAAGTATGAAACAAAGTACCGCACAGCTACAATCATGGAGGAGGACGCCCTGAACcaactgactgctgcag AGGCAGATCTTTCTCTGCACACGCTCAGTGAGAGTCCGTGTGGCTCTTTGGTTGTGTATGTGATCCCAGAGTCATCGTCACTGCTGCCTCAG GATGTGGATGTGTACATCGGTCAGCGGCGCACAGCCCTGCTGCGTATTGGTGCCCAGATGAGGGTGGGCAGGACACTAGAGCAATTGCTGTCTCACTTGGAGCCTCGGATCAAGCAGGTGCTGCAGGTGATGTCTTTTAGCCAcactgacatcactgcagcCCTGAGCGACAGAGTCCGCCTCAGCCCTGGCAACAAAGAGAGCATCGCTGACAGTATGAGAGCCTTTAAATCCAGCCCAG GTTATGAAATAACATTCAGTCTGTTGAACCCAGACCCAAAGTCACATCGCCTACACTGGGACATCGAGGGTGCCGTGCAGACTTACATCCAACCTTTGCTTACAAAACTGGCCCCTTTGGCCAACTTTAGCATTGACTCTCAG ACCTTGTACTACGCCATGCTCGGTGTCAACCCGCGTTTTGACAGCAGCCGCAGCGCCTACACACTAAACTCTGACAGCCTCGCTCATGTCATTAACCCTGTGGAGGCTAGACTGG GCTCAAATGCTGCATCTTCCAACCCCGTGTTGAATTTTCTCCTGTACGTCCCGGATGCCCACCACTCACCCCTTTACATTCATGACCGAAAGAAACGGGAAGTGCCTTCTAATGCATTTCACTCTCCACGGTGGGGTGGGATTATG GTCTATAATGTTAATGATTTCTATGGCCCAGAGGCTGTGTTCCCTGTtgacatcaacatcaacatggCCAAGGTCATGGGAGTCTTCCTTGCACAGCTTCG GCTGTTGCTGGGTGTGCAGTCGTCTGCCCCTCCCCCTGGCTTCCTTGTGGCACCGTGCGGCAGTACAGGACTGGCTGATTGGGAGCTGGACCGTCTCATGTGGAGTCGGACTGTGGAAAATGTTGCAACAGcaaccaccaccatcacctcaCTGGCACAGCTGCTGGACCAGATAGGCAATATTGTTATCAATGACAACATTGCCCAACAG GTGTCCAGTGCCGTCACGTCGCTGCAGCTGGCTGTGGCTGAGCTGGAGGCCGGGAACCTCGGCTTTGCTCTCCAATACAGTAAAGAGGCCATCTTGGCATCAGAGAGAGCCTTCTTTGATCCATCACTCCTGCACCTCCTCTACTTTCCTGATGACCAGAAGTTTGCTATCTACATACCGCTCTTTCTGCCCATGTGTGTGCCTATTCTGCTGTCGCTGCTCAAAATGGTGTCTGAGGCCAGACAGAAGCGCAGGGATAAGCAAGCCAAGAAGGACTGA
- the LOC139212785 gene encoding serine/arginine-rich splicing factor 1 → MSGDGVVRGPAGSNDCRIYVGNLPPDIRSKDVEDLFYKYGAIRDIDLKNRRGGPPFAFVQFEDPRDSEDAVYGRDGYDYDGYRLRVEFPRSGRGGGGGGGGGGGGGGGASMGPPRGRYGPPSRRSEYRVVVSGLPPSGSWQDLKDHMREAGDVCYADVYRDGTGVVEFVRKEDMSYAVRKLDNTKFRSHEGETAYIRVKMDGPRSPSYGRSRSRSRSRSRSRSRSKSGSRSYSPRRSRGSPRYSPRRSRSRSRSRT, encoded by the exons ATGTCTGGCGACGGTGTCGTTCGTGGTCCGGCGGGAAGTAACGACTGTCGGATATACGTGGGAAATCTCCCTCCTGACATCCGCTCAAAGGACGTCGAAGACCTTTTCTACAAATATGGAGCCATTCGCGATATTGATTTGAAGAACCGAAGAGGAGGACCGCCGTTCGCCTTTGTGCAGTTCGAGGACCCGAG GGATTCTGAGGATGCTGTATATGGGCGAGATGGTTATGACTACGATGGCTACCGCCTGCGTGTTGAGTTTCCTAGAAGTGGAAGAGGAGGTGGCGGTGGAGGTggcggtggcggtggtggtggaggaggtgcatCAATGGGACCCCCGAGGGGTCGGTACGGTCCCCCTTCCCGACGCTCTGAGTACAGGGTTGTTGTGTCAG GCCTACCTCCCAGTGGAAGCTGGCAGGACTTGAAGGATCACATGCGAGAGGCAGGTGATGTATGTTATGCTGATGTGTACCGTGATGGCACCGGGGTAGTGGAGTTTGTACGCAAAGAAGACATGAGCTACGCTGTCCGTAAATTGGATAACACCAAGTTTCGCTCTCATGAG ggagAGACGGCGTACATCCGCGTGAAGATGGACGGCCCTCGCAGCCCCAGCTATGGTCGCTCTCGCTCCCGAAGCCGAAGCCGCAGCCGGAGCCGCAGCCGAAGCAAGAGCGGGTCGCGCAGCTACTCACCACGCCGCAGCAGAGGGTCTCCGCGTTACTCTCCCCGGCGCTCTCGCTCCCGCTCCCGCTCTCGCACCTAG
- the aldocb gene encoding fructose-bisphosphate aldolase C-B: MTHQYPSLTPEQKKELQDIAQRIVAPGKGILAADESTGSMAKRLNPIGVENTEENRRRYRQLLFTADQRIDNCIGGVIFFHETLYQNTDDGTSFAKLIKDRGIVVGIKVDKGVVPLAGTNGETTTQGLDGLSERCAQYKKDGADFAKWRCVLKISDTTPSELAIFENANVLARYASICQQNGIVPIVEPEILPDGDHDLKRCQYVSEKVLAAVYKALSDHHVYLEGTLLKPNMVTAGHSCPTKYSSEEIAMATVTALRRTVPPAVTGVTFLSGGQSEEEASVNLNAINNCPLAKPWALTFSYGRALQASALNAWRGELNNEKAATEEFIKRAEANGLAALGKYESAGTGGSAGKSLYVANHAY; encoded by the exons ATGACTCACCAGTATCCCTCACTGACTCCTGAGCAGAagaaggagctgcaggacaTCGCTCAGAGGATAGTAGCTCCAGGAAAAGGCATCCTGGCAGCCGATGAGTCCAccg GCAGCATGGCGAAACGTTTGAATCCCATCGGGGTTgagaacacagaggagaacaggCGTCGCTACCGCCAGCTGCTCTTCACAGCTGACCAGCGCATCGACAACTGTATCGGAGGGGTCATCTTCTTCCATGAAACCCTCTACCAGAACACAGACGATGGCACTTCCTTCGCCAAGCTCATCAAAGACCGCGGCATTGTTGTCGGCATCAAG GTGGACAAAGGTGTTGTGCCCCTTGCTGGAACAAATGGAGAGACCACCACTCAGG GTCTGGACGGGCTGTCTGAGCGCTGTGCGCAGTACAAGAAGGACGGTGCAGACTTCGCCAAGTGGCGCTGCGTGCTGAAGATCAGCGACACCACGCCATCTGAGCTGGCTATCTTTGAGAATGCTAATGTTCTGGCACGATATGCAAGCATCTGCCAGCAG AATGGTATTGTTCCTATTGTGGAGCCTGAGATCCTTCCCGATGGAGACCACGACCTGAAGCGCTGCCAGTACGTCTCTGAGAAG GTCCTTGCCGCCGTGTACAAGGCTCTGTCAGACCACCACGTGTACCTGGAAGGGACACTGCTCAAACCCAACATGGTCACAGCCGGACACTCCTGCCCCACCAAGTACAGCAGTGAGGAAATCGCCATGGCAACCGTCACCGCTCTACGCCGCACTGTGCCTCCTGCGGTCACAG gagtgACATTCTTGTCAGGTGGCCAGTCTGAAGAGGAGGCCAGCGTGAACCTTAATGCCATTAACAACTGTCCGCTCGCCAAGCCCTGGGCCCTGACTTTCTCCTACGGCCGTGCCCTGCAGGCCTCTGCCCTGAACGCATGGAGAGGAGAGCTGAACAACGAGAAGGCCGCCACCGAGGAGTTCATCAAACGCGCAGAG gcaAACGGATTGGCTGCTCTCGGCAAGTACGAGTCCGCTGGAACTGGTGGCTCCGCTGGAAAATCCCTCTACGTGGCTAACCACGCCTATTAA